The following is a genomic window from Gemmatimonadota bacterium.
AGGTTCGCGACCGTTCCCGAGAGCGAGTCGTCCGCACGACAGTTGCCGGGGTGCTGCACGAGCGCCGCGACGCACCCCGCGCGTGCGAGATGCAGCGCCAGGTCACGATGCGTGAAGGGGGTCCCGCCCGACCCGTGCGAGATGACGACCAGCGGGAGCGCGTGTCCGTCGACGGGGGCGTCGAGCGCAATGTCGACCCGGAATGGGCCGAACGGCGCTGGCTGCGCCCGGGCCCGTGTCGGATAGAGCAGGCGCACGGGGATGCTGGTCCCCTGAACCGCGTCTGCCACGTCGATCGCGCGGCAACCGGCGTTGATGCCGGCGGAGAAAGTCGTCACGAACGATGGGCTACGGTCACGTGTCGAGCAGCGCCGTCATGCGTGCCCGCGCTGGCTGGGAGCGGGGGAAGCATGGCGCCCGCCAGCCGCAGCGGTCAAGCCGCCATCGTGCGGAGCGCGACTGCTGGCCACGCCCTCGCCACACATCCCGATCGCCAGGCTTTCCCACCCGCAGACAACGCGCGCCGCCAGGGCATCAACGGGGGGCCCGTCGTGGCACGGACGGCTCCACCGCGTAGATCGAGTCCCAGCGCAGCGCACGCACGCCGCTCGCTGAGGTGCCGAAGCGCAGGTACGCGTCCAGTCCGGGGACATAGTGCGTATCGCCGCCGACCGCAAAGGCATCGTAAGGCACGCCTCGCACGCGTACGATCAGGCGTTCGCCGTCGCGACGCACGCGCACCTCGCCGAGGGTTGGCACACGATAGGTCCCCGTGATGTCGGTGACCGCATCGCTCACGGGCGGGGGCGCCAACGTTTCGGGTGCGCCACCCTCGGCAATGGTGATGAGTGCGCGGGTGAGCGCAGGCTGCAGCCACGCCGGCGGGGCGTCGTTCGCGACCCATGCGACGGTGAGGTCCTGCGCATCGTCGGCGTACGCGACGCTGAAGAAGCCGTCGTGGTGGCCGGTGTAGTAACGACGCTTGGTGTCGGGCGACAGATACCAGCTCCCGAGCGAGATGCCGGTGGTCCGTCCGTCGTCGAGTCGGGCGAGGCGTATCGCGTTGCGCAGCGCCTGCGGCGGAACGACGCGGCGATAGCCGGCCAGCCATTTGTGCAGGTCGCGAGCCGACAGGTACACGTTGGCCGCGCCGTGAAATCCCTCCAGGTCGTAGGCGTCGTGCGCCGCCATTCCGTCGTTGGTGCGCCGATAGCCTCGTGTCCGATTCCCCGGCCAGTCGGCAAACCGCGCCGGTCGCACGAAGGCCGTGAGCCCTAACGGGCGGAAGAATCGCTCGGCCAGCACGTCGGGGTACGACGCCCCCGAGACGCGCTCCACGACCATGGCGGCCACGTCGTACGCGACGTTGTCGTAACTGAACGCGCTCCCTGGCACGAAGGCCGGCATTGGTGCATCGCGGGACACGAGCGCAAGGTGGCTGGCATTCGTGCGCGGCTGGCCGGCCGCGACGCGCGGGTCCAACCATTCGTAGCCGGGTAGCCCTGCGGAATGCGAGAGCAGGTGGCGCACGCGCGTCGCGGCATGTGGATACGCCGGAGCAGGTCGCGCACCCTGGCGCCGAGCGCGACCCGCCCTTCCGCCACCAGGGTCAGTAGCACTGCCGCGGTGAAGGTCTTCGCCATCGAGGCCGCATCGGTCGGCGTGCTGGAGGTGAAGGGGATGCGCTGCTCGACGTCTGCATACCCGAAGCCCCCCTCGTAGACGATGTGATCGCCGCGCCCCACCACCACGGCCCCCTGAAAGAGGCCGCGCTCCGCCAGGTCGCGCATGAGCGAATCCCGCGCGCACGGCGATGGAGCGCGACGCGGTGACCTGCGCGTAGGAGGGCGCGTGCGACGCGACGCAGAGCAGGAGCACCAGCGCAAGTCGGGGCACATTCCTCCAGGAGCAGGATGCGTGTTCGCGCGCTCCCCGAAAGGCAGCCACCGCGACACGTCGATTGGGGATGACCAGCCTCAGACGCTCGGCTGCACGTCCGATTGGCGCACCCGCACCGTCCCGGCACCGGAATGGAGCGCCACCAGGTACACCGGTTCTGGCGACGTGCGAAGCAGCAGGACGACGGTCCCCGCATCGCCTTCGTGGGCCCCAGCGAGGACGCGCACTGTCTGGTTGTGCATCAAGGCGATCCCCTCGAGGCGCTCGCCGAGCAGCCATCGATCGCCGATCCTGCATGGGCGCGGTCATGTACGATCGACGTTAGGCATGGGCGCCGTGCCCACGCGGGCGCTCGTCGGCGTCATGAGCCACACGACTCAGAACCACGGCTCGGGATCGCCCGAGTAGGTCCCGTCGCGTGACACCGCGAAGTCGACGACCGCTCGCGCGTTGGCGGCGACGGTGACCTGCTTCGAGAGCGGATCGGTCGCCGCCAGGTAGCCGGCACGCGGAATGACGCGAACCCGGTACACCCCACCGCCCGACAGGCGAACGCTCACGCTTCCGTCGTTGCTCGTTCGCGCGATCACCTCGGTCGCGGCGAGCGTCACGATCACCTGCGTGCGACCGACCGCCACCCCACGATCGTCGCGCACCCGCACGTTGATCATCGTCGCGTCGGGTTCTGTCCCGCCCAGGACGCCGCAGCCTGAGGCCCCGACGAGCAGCAGCATCAGCATGAACCGTCGCATGGGATCCTCCGTCTGCTCGACCGACGTGACATGGGGCGCGGCGCACATCCCGCGAGTGGAAGCAACAGTGAGCCGCCACGACGGGCAGGGGGCGATCGCTCGGCCGCTCGTGCCACGTCCGACGCAGGGATGAGGCGACGCACTTGTGCACCGGTGATCGAAAACGCGCGATCCCGCTGGCGGCGACACGCGCCCGGGGCGACCCCCACGCTCCACGCGCCCGCTCGGCACGTTCGCGCCCCGTCAGCGCCTCCGCGCGACGCCCCTCGGTCCAACGCCCACGCCAGCCGGATCCCCACGGCATAACACGTCAGGTCGCTCCACAGGAACCCCTGCCCGAGCACGAGTGCGCCAATCCGATGGGCCCGGAGCGCCACCAGCCACGCCGGATGCAGCAGCTGACTGCATTCCACGGCTAGAGCCGCAAGCCCCGCCGCACACGCGAATCGAGGCGCCGCTGCGCTCGGCCGAAGCCACGCCAGCAGCCAGTACACCAGCGTCGCCCACAGCACGTCGCCGCCGAAGGTCGCAAGCACCTCGGGAAAGGCCGCCGGAACGCGACGCGTGGCGAGTCCGGTGGCGATGGTGGCGACGGCCAGCGCGGAGAGCCTGAGGCGAGATCGCACGAGCGACGAAGTGGCCAATCAGCCGGTGCGTGCGCGGCGCTGGCGCAGCACTTCGTACACCGCGATCCCCACGCTCGTCGACAAATTGAGCGAGCGAACGCGCGTCGCGTCGATCGGCATGGTCACGAAGCGATCGCGATAGCGCTCATGCAGCGCGGCGGGCAGCCCACCGGTTTCGCGACCGAAGACGAGGACGACGTCGCTCGGCTCGCTGAGTGGTGCCTCCCAGAGGAGGCGCGTCGCCTTGGTGGGAGAAGAAGAACGGCTCGCCGAGTGCCGGCAGCGCACGCTCGAACGCCTCCCAGCTTGGCCACACGCGCAGGTCGACGTGCCCCAGTAGTCGAGCCCCGCGCGCTTGACCTCGCGCTCATCCAGGGAGAAGCCCAGCGGCTCCACCAGGTGCAACGTGGCGCCGGCGGCGAGGCAGGTGCGCCCCGCATTGCCGGTGTTCCAGTGGATCTCGGGGTGGACGAGGACGACGTGTGTGGCCAACGGAGGCGGACGGTGTGGGGCCGGTGAAGAGGGAGCGGACGATGCGGGACCAACGGGAGCGGCCGCGCGCGCGTCGCCGGAGAGCCTGAACGACTCGCGCCCGCGGTCGCGAGCGCCCCATCGCCCGGCAACAGGCGCGCCACCTCGTCTGCGAGCGCCTGCCAGACCTCGAGGCGCCAGTATCGCCGAGCCGCCGCACTCGTGGACGGGGCCACGAAGAGCCGAGTGGCACGGACCATCCCGGATTGTAGCCCGAGGGCGACGTCCGTGCGCCCCAGGAACTGCTGGGCGGCGCGCTTTCCGTTGAAGCACAACATCCGCGGCCGATAGCGCTCGATAAGGAGCGCAGCACCTCGACGTCCGACTCGGCGGGCCGCAGCACGTGGTCGGGACCGACCTGCGTCTTCACGATGTCGGTGAGGCTGATGCCGAAGTCGAGAAGCGTCCGGAACTCGTGCGGGCCAACGGCCGCGGCGTGAGGCCGACCTCGAACAGCGTCTGCCAGAAACGGTTCTGCGGCCCGGCGTAGTAGCACCCGGCCCGCGCCGACGCCGTACCGACGGCGGAGCCGCAGATGACCAGCCGAAGGCCGGGGCAATGACGTCGTCGAGCATAGGTCTATTGATCTCGTGGTGCCACTGGCGTCGTCAACGTTGCGGCACCGATTGACAGAACGGCAGGGCGAGAGACATATGGTTAGCCATATGGCTAACTATTCTGCCTCGCTCGATCACGTCTTCCTCGCCCTCGGCGATCCGACGCGTCGAGCCATCGTCTCGCGGCTGGGCGTTGGATCGGCCTCTGTCACGGAGCTCGCCGCGCCGTTTCATGGCGCTGCCGTCGTTCACGAAGCACATCGGCGTGCTGGAGCGCAGCGGCCTTATTCGGTCCAGGAAGCAAGGACGAATCCGCACCTGCGAGCTCGACGCGGCGACGCTTCGTGACGCGGAGTCATGGATGGCCGATCAGCGCGCTCTCGGGGAGGCGCGCACCGATCGCCTCGAGGCGTACGTCGAAATCCCTGCAGGGCCCCCCTCACGCAAAGGAGTAGGACCATGTCCGTCGGCAGCGAATACGACCTCGAGATTTCCAGTGTCCCGCGTGCCGCGGGCCCTGGTCTGGCAGGCGTGGAGCGATCCCGCCCATCTCAAGGAATGGTGGTGCCCCGCCGTGGACCACCGAGGTGCGCGCCTTCGACCTCAGGCCAGGCGGTGCCTTTCACACCTTCATGCGCGGTCCCGATGGTGGCACCAGCGACAACCCGGGTGCCTTCCTCGAGGTGGTTCCCCAGTCACGCCTCGTCTGGACCTCGGCGCTGCTCGAACACTGGCGCCCAGCCGCCGACCCGTGGATGCCCCTGACGGCCTACATCAACCTCTCCGATGAGGGGGAGCACACGCGCTACGTGGCGACGGTGCTCCACAAGGACAAGGCGACGCGCGACCAGCATGAGGCGATGGGGTTCTTCGACGGCTGGGGGACCTGCATCACGCAGTTGGAGGAGTTCGCGGCGTCGCTACGCCGCTGACGCCATCGCTCGTCAGGCGGGGAAGCTTCCGTCCTCGGCGAGTCCCAGCAGGTTCCCCGCCGGGTCCTTGAACAGGGCGAACGTCACCACCCCCGGCACCACCGTTCGCGGGATCACCACAGTCCCGCCGGACGCGGCGATGGTCGCCAGCGATTGCGTGATGTCGGGGACGCCGAAATAGAGCACCTTGTCGGGCGGGTCCTGGCGCAACCCGCCACGCAGGCTGCCGGTGTTGGCCGCGGCGATGGCCGAGTCGGTGCCGATCTGCCAGCCGAAGACGCCGCTGTAGAAGGCGCGGAGCGCCGCCACGTCGGGGCCGGCGAATTCGAAGTACACGAGTGGGGCAGGCATCACATGACCTCTGAGATGGGGTGATTGGTCGTGTCGTGCGTGGTCATGCGCGGGAGATGCCGGGCGCGGTCGTCGCACCAGCATCCTCATCCCGTCGCTTCCGGCTCATCACGCCGGCGGCGATGAGGGCGAACAGGAGCCCCACCGGGAGCGGCTCCAGGAAGGTGATCGCGATGTTCACGAGCGGCTTCTGGTACATCGCCTGGAACTCCTCCATCTCCTTCCGCTTGGCGGCGAGTTGGGCTTCGTTGGCCCCGGACTTCCGCTCCTTCTCGATTGCCTGCGCGGTCATCTTCTCGGAGTAGCCGGGGTCAGCTTGAAGTACATCACTTCCACGTGGCGACGTAGCAGCTGCTGGCGACGAACATGATCAGGAAGCCGACCAGGAAGGCGCGCGCCCGAAGGTGATGCGCCCGCCGGCCACGTTGTCGCGATACGTCTTGACCCTCCACGAAGATCATCAGGAAGGCGAGGACCATCGACGTGTAGCCGATGAGCATCCCCTTCTCGGACCCGATCTGCTCCTGGAACGGCATGGCGATGAGCAGCATCGCCGACATGATCGTCCCGGCGATGAGCCCGAACGTCAGCACGATTTTTCGCATGACAACTCCCGGTTGGTTGAGGAGGGGCGAGTCTATCCGTCGTCCCCCGCCGCGCGCGTCACACGAACGGGTGATTTTGGGCGATCTGGGGCAAAATCATGCGAAAGTAGGAGGGTTCGGGGCGGCGCCTTCGGGGGGCCGAGCCCCTCACGGAATCAGGCGCAGCTCCGCCCAGCTGCACCGCCTGCGTCCGTCGCCGGGCTCCCAGCTTGTCGAAGACCCGGCTCGAATGCGTCTTGACGGTGTTTTCGCTCACCGACACCCGCTCCGCAATCTCCCGGTTGCTCAACCCCTCGGCCATCAGCGCGAGGATCTCCAGCTCGCGCGGGTGATCCGGAGCGCCCGGACCTTCTGCTCGTCGCGCACGAAGGTGGCCGGCGCGGGGACGTGGACCGGCACCGGAACGTGAATCTCCTGAATCTCCCGCACGACGACGGGCTCGGCGGGGCGGGTCAGCCTGAGGCCGAGCCAGATCCCCAGCCCGGCGAAGACCGCCGCGACCAGTGCGCCATAGATCTCGATCGAGTGCTCGACGATGATCCAGCGGTACTGAATGAAGCGGAGCACGGCGACCAGGGCGCCGCACAGGAGACCGTACAGAAGGACGTGCTTACGCATTCCCGCAGCTGGAGAGGGGCGGGTCCGGAAAGGGACGCGATCCGACGCAGAAGGGCAAGCGCCACCGCGCCGCCGGGTGACATTCCGGATCGCTGTTCCGCGCGCCACTTTCGGGGATCTCTCACCCGTCAGGCTCTGCCGCCATGTCATCGTCCCGCCGCGACTTCCTTCACACCGCCGCACTCGCTGGTGCTGGGCTCGCCCTCTCCCCCTCGATCGCATCTGCGTCGGGAGCCCGTGCGAACGCGAATCCGGGCGAGCGCCGCGATCCCACGCCATCCGTGGCCCCCAAGAAGCTCCTGATCCTGGGCGGCACCGGCTTCATCGGCCCCAACACGGTGAAGTACGCCCTCGCCCGCGGGCACGAGGTCACGATCCTCACGCGCGGGCGCAGTGCCAGGTGGACGGCGTCGAGCACATCACCGCCGACCGCGAGGGCGACATGGGGATGCTCTCAAAGCGGAAGTGGACGCGGTGTCGACAACAATGCGCGAGACTACCGATGGGGTTGCGCGCGAATTGTGTGGCGGCGCTCAGGACTCCACGGGACACTACCTCTTTGTCTCGTCGATCTCGGCGTACAAGACCGATACGATGAGCTACGCGACCGCGGGGAACGTGCGCACGGAGCCGATCTGACGAATCGCACCGAGCGTTTCGCCCCGCCGCCGGGGTTCAAGGACGGCGATGAGGCGCCGTACGGCCTCACGAAGGCGATCTCCGAGAACCTCGTGCACGCCGCGTTCCCGAAGCGCGCCACCATCGTGCGCCCTGGGCTCATCGTGGGCCCCACCGACCCGACCGATCGCTTCACGTACTGGCCGGTGCGCGTCGACGAGGGGGCGAAGTTCTCGCCCCGGGGAACCCCAACCACTCGTCGCGGGTCATCGACCAGCGCGATCTCACGGAGTGGATCGACAGGCTCGCCGAGAACGGGTGATGGGCGACTTCAACGCCACCGGCCCCGGCGACGCGGATGAGCTTTAGCCGAGATGCTCGGCTGCCGTCGCGCGGTGACCTCGACCCCGGTCTCGTTTACCGGGTCCCCGAGTCGTTCCTGGCCGAGCAGAAGGCGGCGATCTGGAGCGAGATCCCGGCGTGGGCCCCGGGCGACGCGCTGATGACGTGAACGTGAAGCGTGCCATTGCGGCTGGGCTCACCTACCGACCCCTTTGCCGTCACGGCGCTCGACACGCTACCGTGTGGGACAAGTCGCGTCCCACCGCCGACCGCGCCAAGCGTGCGGCGGGGACTAGCGGGCGCGGGAGGCGGAGAGATCCTCGCGCGCTGGCGGCAGCGCGCGAAGCAGCGCGCGACGCGGGGTGCGACGGAAGACTGACGGGAGCTGCAACGCACCCGTGCGTCCACCGCCACCACGCCGTGCGCGAAGGCGAGGAGCGGATTGACGTCCAGTTCCGCGATCACGGGAAAGTCCGCGGCGAGTTATCCAGCCGGCACAGGGCATCGACCAGTGCCGGCTCTTGTGCAGGCGGCCCACCGCGAAGCCCCTGAGCACGCGCGTGCCCCGCGGATCCCGCGGAGCATGTCGAGCGCCTGCGCGTCGTCGATGGGGGCACGCGGAAGATCACGTCCTGCAACGCCTCGACGAAGACGCCGCCCAACGCCCGAACATGA
Proteins encoded in this region:
- a CDS encoding serine hydrolase, giving the protein MRHLLSHSAGLPGYEWLDPRVAAGQPRTNASHLALVSRDAPMPAFVPGSAFSYDNVAYDVAAMVVERVSGASYPDVLAERFFRPLGLTAFVRPARFADWPGNRTRGYRRTNDGMAAHDAYDLEGFHGAANVYLSARDLHKWLAGYRRVVPPQALRNAIRLARLDDGRTTGISLGSWYLSPDTKRRYYTGHHDGFFSVAYADDAQDLTVAWVANDAPPAWLQPALTRALITIAEGGAPETLAPPPVSDAVTDITGTYRVPTLGEVRVRRDGERLIVRVRGVPYDAFAVGGDTHYVPGLDAYLRFGTSASGVRALRWDSIYAVEPSVPRRAPR
- a CDS encoding carboxypeptidase regulatory-like domain-containing protein, producing the protein MRRFMLMLLLVGASGCGVLGGTEPDATMINVRVRDDRGVAVGRTQVIVTLAATEVIARTSNDGSVSVRLSGGGVYRVRVIPRAGYLAATDPLSKQVTVAANARAVVDFAVSRDGTYSGDPEPWF
- a CDS encoding DUF2809 domain-containing protein, with product MRSRLRLSALAVATIATGLATRRVPAAFPEVLATFGGDVLWATLVYWLLAWLRPSAAAPRFACAAGLAALAVECSQLLHPAWLVALRAHRIGALVLGQGFLWSDLTCYAVGIRLAWALDRGASRGGADGARTCRAGAWSVGVAPGACRRQRDRAFSITGAQVRRLIPASDVARAAERSPPARRGGSLLLPLAGCAPRPMSRRSSRRRIPCDGSC
- a CDS encoding VOC family protein → MPAPLVYFEFAGPDVAALRAFYSGVFGWQIGTDSAIAAANTGSLRGGLRQDPPDKVLYFGVPDITQSLATIAASGGTVVIPRTVVPGVVTFALFKDPAGNLLGLAEDGSFPA
- a CDS encoding DUF4199 domain-containing protein, whose translation is MTAQAIEKERKSGANEAQLAAKRKEMEEFQAMYQKPLVNIAITFLEPLPVGLLFALIAAGVMSRKRRDEDAGATTAPGISRA
- a CDS encoding helix-turn-helix transcriptional regulator, translating into MAEGLSNREIAERVSVSENTVKTHSSRVFDKLGARRRTQAVQLGGAAPDSVRGSAPRRRRPEPSYFRMILPQIAQNHPFV
- a CDS encoding NAD-dependent epimerase/dehydratase family protein; translation: MSSSRRDFLHTAALAGAGLALSPSIASASGARANANPGERRDPTPSVAPKKLLILGGTGFIGPNTVKYALARGHEVTILTRGRSARWTASSTSPPTARATWGCSQSGSGRGVDNNARDYRWGCARIVWRRSGLHGTLPLCLVDLGVQDRYDELRDRGERAHGADLTNRTERFAPPPGFKDGDEAPYGLTKAISENLVHAAFPKRATIVRPGLIVGPTDPTDRFTYWPVRVDEGAKFSPRGTPTTRRGSSTSAISRSGSTGSPRTGDGRLQRHRPRRRG